One Paraburkholderia sp. HP33-1 genomic region harbors:
- a CDS encoding type II and III secretion system protein family protein, translating into MLHRVYSAVHVRWIAGFGLAIALMHGALAASSDPSLAVPAGGGEMLHLPESAVAVFVADPDVADVHVPTPQTVFVLGKKAGTTTLFALGAHNRTILRETVVVSADTSSIQRMLDARFPQFQLILTAAPGSLMVAGHVPDAAAADAVMQSLTPFLHDKETLVNRLTLTRPIQVHLRVRITEVDRNVTQQLGINWNALGQSGNFIGGLFNGRAGSATTTLSSTGAFSILGAFQAGKWAIDGVLDALDQEGLITMLAEPNLTAMSGETASFLAGGEFPIPVPQGQTNSITIEFKPYGVSLDFTPTVLADNRISLKVRPEVSELDSTNGVTIDSIKVPALTVRRVETTVELSSGQSFAIGGLLQSNTSDVLAELPGLGKLPVLGKLFSSKNYLNNKSEVVVIVTPYIVQPAEPGRLRQPIDTIVHPSSDIEFVLQSRLGLDPLSGNVPRLVGAAGFVY; encoded by the coding sequence ATGTTGCATCGTGTCTATTCGGCAGTGCACGTGCGGTGGATTGCCGGATTCGGACTGGCGATCGCACTGATGCATGGCGCACTCGCCGCGAGCAGCGATCCGTCGCTGGCGGTCCCGGCAGGCGGGGGCGAAATGCTGCACCTGCCAGAATCAGCGGTCGCGGTGTTCGTCGCCGATCCGGATGTCGCGGACGTGCATGTGCCGACGCCTCAAACGGTATTCGTGCTCGGCAAGAAGGCAGGCACCACGACCTTGTTCGCGCTCGGCGCCCACAATCGCACGATCCTGCGCGAAACCGTCGTGGTCAGCGCGGATACGTCTTCGATACAGCGTATGCTCGACGCCCGCTTCCCGCAATTTCAGCTGATCCTGACCGCAGCGCCCGGTTCGCTGATGGTGGCCGGGCATGTGCCCGACGCGGCGGCTGCGGACGCCGTGATGCAGTCCCTTACCCCCTTTCTGCACGACAAGGAGACGCTGGTCAACCGGCTGACGTTGACGCGGCCAATCCAGGTGCACCTGCGCGTGCGCATCACGGAAGTGGACCGCAACGTGACGCAGCAGCTGGGCATCAACTGGAACGCACTCGGCCAAAGCGGGAACTTCATCGGCGGCCTCTTCAACGGCCGGGCGGGTTCAGCCACGACGACGCTTTCGTCGACTGGCGCATTCTCTATCCTTGGGGCGTTTCAGGCCGGCAAATGGGCGATCGACGGGGTGCTCGACGCGCTCGATCAGGAAGGCCTGATCACGATGCTCGCCGAACCGAACCTCACTGCAATGTCCGGCGAAACCGCCAGCTTCCTCGCGGGCGGCGAGTTTCCGATCCCGGTTCCGCAAGGCCAGACCAATTCGATCACGATCGAGTTCAAACCCTACGGCGTGTCGCTCGACTTCACGCCCACGGTGCTGGCGGATAACCGGATCAGCCTCAAGGTGCGCCCTGAAGTCAGCGAACTCGATTCGACCAACGGTGTAACGATCGACAGCATCAAGGTGCCCGCGCTAACCGTGCGCCGCGTCGAAACCACCGTTGAATTGTCGAGCGGACAAAGCTTCGCCATTGGCGGACTGCTGCAGAGCAATACCAGCGACGTCCTCGCGGAGTTGCCGGGCCTCGGCAAGCTTCCGGTCCTCGGCAAGCTGTTCTCGTCGAAGAACTATCTGAACAACAAGTCCGAAGTGGTGGTCATCGTGACGCCTTATATCGTGCAGCCCGCTGAACCCGGTCGTCTGCGGCAACCGATCGACACCATCGTGCATCCGAGCAGCGACATCGAGTTTGTGCTGCAGAGCAGGCTCGGGCTCGATCCGCTGTCGGGCAACGTGCCGCGCCTCGTCGGGGCTGCGGGCTTCGTCTACTGA
- a CDS encoding CpaD family pilus assembly lipoprotein — translation MLLRLIGIGLVPLLLSGCMSATPPLGLPDTSMVGFDGRYAIAPDCATLVQPSHLIDAGHARPGIPFGCATLTNLAVMLARPEDLIAPLPYAGSDATSAAGAVRRFEEGRVKQPNATSTTTSSTH, via the coding sequence ATGCTCCTTCGACTGATTGGTATTGGACTGGTGCCGCTCCTGCTGTCCGGCTGCATGTCCGCAACCCCGCCACTCGGGCTTCCCGATACATCGATGGTCGGCTTCGACGGCCGCTACGCGATCGCGCCGGACTGCGCGACGCTGGTGCAGCCGTCGCATCTGATCGATGCGGGCCATGCGCGCCCCGGCATCCCGTTCGGCTGTGCGACGTTGACGAATCTCGCGGTGATGCTCGCGCGGCCGGAGGATCTCATCGCTCCGCTGCCCTACGCCGGCAGCGACGCAACGTCGGCCGCAGGCGCGGTGCGCCGCTTTGAAGAAGGCCGCGTGAAGCAGCCGAACGCCACGTCGACGACGACTTCATCGACACACTGA
- a CDS encoding AAA family ATPase, producing the protein MLRPFSSAAAHAVDLLAVFSDATSVDAAKSLIVDQAIPNAHAQIGNIDDAIRLLQNLPRPPRQLLVDVSGSDMPLSDLARLADVCAPSVAVVVIGDRNDVGLYRSLLEIGIQDYLVKPVTVELLLRALSARDPSAQVRTGKVISFIGARGGAGMTTIAVSLARHLADETLRHVVYVDLNLHGGAAVSMLGLPSGNGLTDLLQDTRNIDPQALDRAVVAAGERLFTLSSELPYETEFAVLPGAFAELISTLKRRFHYVLLDLPARSGRSVEEALDASQVVCIVADPSVYAARECMRLLRFTEDRPGEAVISVLLNNPHEPVADRVQPLDFKRAIGRAVVHELPYDPKPLARAENLGEPVGASGKPQGFAAAIERVASSLTGRESPAPAPWHARLFKVRRTG; encoded by the coding sequence ATGCTTCGTCCCTTCAGTTCGGCCGCAGCGCACGCGGTGGATCTGCTTGCGGTCTTCTCTGACGCAACCAGCGTCGATGCCGCGAAGAGTCTGATTGTCGATCAGGCGATCCCGAATGCGCACGCGCAGATCGGCAACATCGACGACGCAATCCGTCTGCTGCAGAATCTCCCGCGGCCGCCGCGCCAATTGCTGGTCGATGTATCCGGCTCCGACATGCCATTGTCGGACCTGGCTCGACTGGCCGACGTGTGCGCGCCGTCGGTCGCCGTCGTCGTGATCGGCGATCGCAACGATGTCGGTCTGTATCGCAGCCTGCTCGAGATCGGCATCCAGGACTATCTCGTGAAGCCTGTGACGGTCGAACTGCTGCTGCGTGCACTGTCGGCGCGTGATCCGTCCGCCCAGGTGCGCACCGGTAAGGTGATCAGCTTCATTGGCGCAAGGGGTGGCGCAGGCATGACGACGATCGCCGTCTCGCTGGCGCGTCATCTGGCGGATGAGACGCTCAGGCATGTGGTGTACGTCGACCTCAATCTGCATGGTGGGGCGGCGGTTTCGATGCTAGGGCTCCCGTCAGGCAACGGGCTGACCGATCTGTTGCAGGACACGCGCAACATCGATCCGCAGGCACTCGATCGCGCGGTGGTGGCAGCCGGCGAACGGCTCTTCACGCTGTCGTCCGAGCTTCCGTATGAAACGGAGTTTGCCGTGCTTCCGGGCGCGTTTGCGGAGCTGATCAGCACGCTCAAGCGCCGCTTCCATTATGTGCTGCTCGATCTGCCGGCCCGCAGCGGCCGCAGCGTCGAAGAGGCGCTCGACGCATCACAGGTCGTCTGCATCGTGGCGGATCCCTCCGTGTATGCGGCACGCGAGTGCATGCGCCTGCTCCGCTTCACCGAAGATCGCCCGGGCGAAGCGGTGATCTCGGTGCTGCTGAACAATCCGCACGAACCCGTCGCGGACCGCGTCCAGCCGCTGGACTTCAAGCGCGCGATCGGTCGCGCCGTGGTGCACGAATTGCCATACGATCCAAAACCGCTCGCGCGGGCCGAAAACCTCGGCGAACCGGTCGGGGCTAGCGGGAAGCCTCAGGGGTTCGCCGCCGCTATCGAACGCGTTGCAAGCAGCCTCACGGGCCGTGAGTCTCCGGCACCCGCTCCCTGGCACGCGCGGTTATTCAAAGTGCGGAGAACTGGCTGA